aaattctaacaaaattaagaaagaaacaaGTCTAAATGATACATTAGAAACACTATAAGGCTTTGTTTGATCAAGGTGAAATAGTAAAGAAATAAGGTTTTGTTCCttgatttaataaattaagcTATTTTCACTTTCATCAATTTTAAGTGTGTACAggattgagtttttttttttgtgttatttatttgttgtgttttaaaaatatattaataaatactgacttttatattttaagatatatttaaaaagtataatatatccagtatttgaaatgtttaagaaaagataatattaaaaaaactagaaGAGAATTTGAccaatatatatacttttgtttaaataaatataaaatgaatgatatataaaattttgacacTACATATTAAATACTGTTTATTTGAATGTTTGTAATAAGGAAAATGAATTTCTTATATCATAAGAGGatgaaaagaaaggaaaataggTCGCAGGGGAACAGAAGAATCTACTCTCTATATTAAGGTATCCAGCGCCAACAACACACTCAGTCGCATTTTGCAGTgagtgtgtgagagagagagtatCAGACATGGAAGATTCCCAGTTTGACGTCATAATCATCGGAGCTGGCGTCATGGGCAGCGCCACCGCCTACTATGCCGCCAAACGCGGTCTCAGGACCCTTCTCCTGGAGCAATTCGACTTCCTCCACCACTGCGGTTCTTCCCACGGCGAATCCCGCACAATCCGCGTCACCTACACCCAAAAACACTACTACCCTTTGGTCATGGAGTCTTACAACCTCTGGCAAGAGGTCGAGGCCCAAGTGGGCTACCAGGTATACTTCAAGGCCCAACACTTCGACATGGGCCCCTCTCACGATCCCACAATCCGCTCCGTCGTCGACTACTGCCAGACCTACGCCATCCCCTTTCAACTCCTCCGCCGCCGCCAGGTTGCGGAGAAATTCGCCGGCCGTATCGACATCCCAGAGGATTGGGTGGGTGTCTCCAACGAATATGGTGGCGTCATCAAGCCAAGCAAAGCCGTCGCCATGTTCCAGACACTGGCCTACAAAAACGGCGCCGTCTTTGTAGACAAAACCAAGGTGGTGGacatcaagaaaaacaaaaacggAGAGGGTGTGGAAGTTTTCAGCGCAAGCGGCAAGAGATTCCGCGGTAAAAAATGCGTGATAACTGTGGGTGCATGGATGCAGAAATTAGTTAAAACGGTTAGCGGGGTTGAACTCCCGATAGTGCCCGTGGAGACACACGTTTGTTACTGGAGAATAAAAGAGGGGGAAGAGGGGAAATTCGAGATAGGAACCGGCTTTCCTACGTTTGCATCCTTTGGGAACACTTACATTTACGGAACGCCCACACTGGAGTTTCCGGGATTGATTAAGGTGGGGGTGCACGGAGGGAATCCGTGCGACCCCGACAAGAGGCCGTGGGGTCCGGCGGTGATGATGGAGGAGTTGAAAAAGTGGGTGGGAGAAAGGTTCTTGGGCATGGTTGATTCCGGTGAACCTGTGATAAAACAGTCTTGCATGTACTCAATGACTCCGGACGAGGATTTCGTCATTGATTTCTTGGGCGGTGAGTTCGGAAAGAACGTGGTAATTGGAGGCGGGTTTTCGGGTCACGGCTTCAAGATGGCTCCGGTTATTGGAAGGATCTTGAGTGAGCTTGCGATCGATGGGGAAGCGCAAGGAGTTGATCTCAAACATTTTAAGATTGAAAGGTTCAGGATAACCTCAAAGATTTAGGTAATCTTCATTAATTTATCTGTAACATCACATCACACATCACATCATCAATTTGCGTTTGTTTGTTTCCTTCAAATGTTTCTGTCCTGTGAGTCCAGGTTTGCTGATGTTCTTctatatcaaattatattaaattaaacctGCTTctttgtatttaaataaaatgttagtCAAAGTGCAAGCTACAAAACGAAACTCAAAGATGGCGTGACAGCATTTATGGTGaacagaataaaataagagTTAAACATGTCCGAATTCTATTCTACTAGTTGAACTGTAAATTTGTTCTCATAATGTGAAAAGTGTTCACAAAAGGTTTATTATATTAACGATGCCATTACGtctacagaaaaataaaatacagcAAAGGGAATCTTGTATGCTATACATATGTCCAGAAAATAATTTTGTAGGACAAaattggttttgttttttgtaattttatacaTGGCTATTTAGTCTGAGAAATGCGTGCAGAGGTGTACTATGGAAAATATACTAAAATCCAAACACAAGACAGGCTGTCTATCACACGAAAGCACTCCAATCACAGTAAGccatgtttttttaattacatatcaGTCAAAGGGTTTGAAGCAATGATTTGTAATGCAGTTTAGTGAAAAgatgtttatttttaggaaaatagctcttttaacaattttttcttttttacaatttttttacaaaaatacatGTCGTAGATTGTGATTGgtcaaaaagttataaattaataaaataataacatgtaATCTTTTatcaaaaagttattaaaaatagttgttaaaatattatggtCCTAATTTTTataaggataatgatattttgataacatttttttgacaatattttaacatcatctacatGTTATTCATCTACATGTTATTCTGTtattggtccaaaattatttcagaatcaataataataatcataaacactaacctggaccaatcacagaatgacacataaataatgttaaaatgttgtcaaaacatCATTATCTTTTTTACAAGATAATTAGACTTTCAACAAACTCATCGATGTGCATTGGTTATGTTAAACTTAGAGTTGCTAATAGGTTTACTGTCTTTAAGAAATTATGTGTTTTGTAGTAAATATTAAGAGGATGTATTCaattgaaatttcaaaaaacTTTTTTTGACGTAAAAAGTCTtgtagattttaaaaaatatggaaaTACAAATGTTTCATGATTATGATTTTGTAATTTAGGTTTTGATTGatttatgaaatatgaaatactaatatttgaaaataatttatgtagtTACAAAATTTTTAAGATTAGGTGCATTGATTGTTCTCCAAAAGGATCAATGGTTCCTCTAGTaatgtttgttttaaaatatcaaattctgTTTATGGGAGTGATGATTCATCTAGTAATATCTGTTTTGAACCAATATTTTAGATTGTTGAATATGGTAAaccaatattttttacttttactttgtttactataaaatttatttttatctattattctattttacaaAATGGCATGAGTTAAAATTACGTTTTAGTAATATACTTAGCAAAATGActcttatataaaattaaattaaagaaaattaaatacatttcttcatgtttttttacgtttaatttcttaatgtttttttatttgtaattgagCTAAGTGAAATTAGTTGAATATGGATTATGTTACATCTTATATTAAGGTGTGAGGAAATTTGAGAAATGTTATgatattcataattaataattggaGCAGTATTAGTAAGATATATACATgactttgaataaaatttaaagtggTTGGAAAtctcttaattaaaaataatctatttaataatttttatcttaaaaattaattttacgaAGAAGAGTTAAacttaattcattttcttttacatcAATATTTAGTTTTGCACACTATATATACATGAGTACATCTAGATAACATACGATACATCTACTTTTCTTGGACTTGTACCTAAATCAGTATCAAATATtaagatatgtcaaatattttattaacggATATTacacaatcaaatattgtgttagttataatttaaatattattataatttgtgcaaaTTTGTGCAGTTGTAATTTCTTTAATA
This Vigna angularis cultivar LongXiaoDou No.4 chromosome 4, ASM1680809v1, whole genome shotgun sequence DNA region includes the following protein-coding sequences:
- the LOC108330851 gene encoding probable sarcosine oxidase; its protein translation is MEDSQFDVIIIGAGVMGSATAYYAAKRGLRTLLLEQFDFLHHCGSSHGESRTIRVTYTQKHYYPLVMESYNLWQEVEAQVGYQVYFKAQHFDMGPSHDPTIRSVVDYCQTYAIPFQLLRRRQVAEKFAGRIDIPEDWVGVSNEYGGVIKPSKAVAMFQTLAYKNGAVFVDKTKVVDIKKNKNGEGVEVFSASGKRFRGKKCVITVGAWMQKLVKTVSGVELPIVPVETHVCYWRIKEGEEGKFEIGTGFPTFASFGNTYIYGTPTLEFPGLIKVGVHGGNPCDPDKRPWGPAVMMEELKKWVGERFLGMVDSGEPVIKQSCMYSMTPDEDFVIDFLGGEFGKNVVIGGGFSGHGFKMAPVIGRILSELAIDGEAQGVDLKHFKIERFRITSKI